A single region of the Silene latifolia isolate original U9 population chromosome 8, ASM4854445v1, whole genome shotgun sequence genome encodes:
- the LOC141596742 gene encoding cytochrome P450 704C1-like has translation MVTTTAKIMEYQNSNSMNTALTIIVPTILALLFIKFIKTKLIQKDGHKNYPPIAGTMFNQLLNFKRLHHYMTDLATKHKTYRLLNPFRNEIYTCDPPNVEYILKTNFDNFGKGDYMYDIMSDLLGDGIFVVDGDKWRSQRKVSSYEFSTRKLRDFSSTIFLENAIKLANVFANTLKSGNILDIQDLFMRSTLDSIFQVAFGVDLDSTCGSNEEGKRFTKAFDDASATSLYRFVDVFWPIKRFLNIGLEAKLKNDIRIVDDFVYKLIINTTELMKNSQGTHSMKKDDILSRFLQQKNNEPKYLRDIILNFVIAGRDTTAATLSWFIYMLCKHPQVQEKVAEEISMECGGNFLEFTASLREESLERLHYLHAALTETLRLYPALPVDSKICFSDDTLPDGYNVKKGDMVVYQPYVMGRMRFIWGDDAQDFRPERWLNEDGIFQPQSPFKFTAFQAGPRICLGKEFAYRQMKIFSAVLLSKFVFKLDDDETTVNYRTMISLHIDGGLHVRVLPRK, from the exons TTATCCACCAATTGCAGGAACAATGTTCAATCAGTTACTTAATTTCAAGAGACTTCATCATTACATGACTGATCTTGCTACCAAACATAAAACTTACAGATTATTAAACCCTTTTAGAAATGAAATTTATACTTGTGATCCTCCTAATGTTGAGTATATCCTCAAGACCAACTTTGATAATTTTGGCAAG GGAGATTACATGTATGACATTATGAGTGATTTGCTGGGTGACGGGATTTTTGTAGTCGATGGCGATAAATGGAGAAGCCAAAGGAAAGTTTCTAGCTATGAGTTTTCAACTAGGAAGTTACGAGATTTTAGCAGCACAATTTTCCTTGAAAACGCTATAAAACTGGCTAATGTATTTGCAAATACTCTCAAGTCCGGTAACATCCTCGACATCCAA GATTTGTTCATGAGATCAACTTTAGATTCAATATTTCAAGTAGCATTTGGAGTTGATTTGGATAGTACGTGTGGTTCAAATGAAGAAGGAAAGAGATTTACAAAAGCATTTGATGATGCTAGTGCTACTTCACTCTATCGTTTTGTTGATGTTTTTTGGCCGATTAAAAGGTTTCTCAACATCGGTTTGGAGGCTAAACTCAAGAACGACATTAGAATTGTTGATGACTTTGTATACAAGTTAATTATCAATACAACCGAGTTAATGAAAAACTCCCAAGGCACTCATTCA ATGAAGAAAGATGACATATTGTCAAGATTTTTGCAGCAGAAAAACAATGAGCCAAAGTATCTGAGAGACATAATCTTGAACTTCGTGATAGCTGGCAGAGACACTACAGCAGCTACATTGTCATGGTTTATATACATGCTCTGCAAACATCCACAAGTGCAGGAGAAGGTGGCTGAAGAGATTAGCATGGAATGTGGTGGTAATTTTTTAGAATTTACTGCCAGTTTAAGAGAAGAGTCACTCGAAAGGTTGCATTATCTACACGCTGCTTTGACTGAGACACTCAGGCTCTATCCTGCACTTCCCGTG GATAGCAAGATATGCTTTTCAGATGATACACTGCCTGATGGATACAACGTGAAGAAAGGCGACATGGTGGTTTATCAACCCTACGTCATGGGAAGGATGCGTTTTATTTGGGGGGACGATGCTCAAGATTTTCGTCCTGAAAGATGGCTCAATGAAGATGGCATCTTCCAGCCACAAAGTCCCTTCAAATTCACCGCCTTCCAG GCAGGCCCGCGAATATGCCTTGGGAAGGAATTTGCTTATAGGCAGATGAAGATTTTCTCGGCTGTCCTATTGAGCAAGTTTGTCTTCAAACTCGATGATGATGAGACCACTGTAAACTATAGAACAATGATTAGCCTTCACATTGATGGTGGCTTACATGTTCGAGTTCTTCCTCGAAAATAA